Proteins from one Podospora pseudoanserina strain CBS 124.78 chromosome 1, whole genome shotgun sequence genomic window:
- a CDS encoding hypothetical protein (EggNog:ENOG503P7XS): MCEYKQREYLICGHLRWLATKHCEKFTQYGKIARCEPKILEFEESPKICGNCLTKDNPPHLKLMLDPNSPMGRYLSRP; the protein is encoded by the exons ATGTGCGAGTACAAGCAG AGAGAGTACCTCATCTGCGGCCACCTGCGCTGGCTCGCGACCAAGCATTGCGAAAAGTTCACGCAGTATGGCAAAATTGCCAGGTGTGAGCCCAAGAttttggagtttgaggagtc TCCCAAAATCTGTGGCAACTGCCTCACCAAGGACAACCCGCCGCACCTGAAACTCATGTTGGATCCTAACTCGCCCATGGGGCGCTATTTATCCCGCCCTTGA